In Microbacterium foliorum, the following proteins share a genomic window:
- a CDS encoding citrate synthase produces the protein MKIHEEARVSAAAEQQATAKLTIGDTTAEFPLVRGTAGNDSIDFSTLTRQTGYTGLDYGFVNTASTKSAITFIDGDKGILRYRGYPIEQLAGSTSYLEVAWLLIYGELPSAAELAEFDEKIRRHTLLHEDLKRFFSALPHTAHPMSVLSSAVAALSTYYEGQTDPHNPEHVELNMIRMLAKLPVIAAYAHKKSVGQAFLYPDNSLGFVENFLKLNFGVHSEEYEVNPVMSKALELLLILHEDHEQNASTSTVRLVGSTGANQFASISAGIQALSGPLHGGANEAVLTMLGQIRDSGQSVSRFVERVKNKEEGVKLMGFGHRVYKNYDPRAKLVKEAAGEVLAELGVTDPLLDLAQELEELALADDYFKERRLYPNVDFYTGVIYKAMGFPTRMFTVLFAIGRLPGWLAQWRELQLDPQTKIGRPQQLYTGSPERTFQTR, from the coding sequence ATGAAGATCCATGAGGAGGCCCGCGTGAGCGCAGCGGCAGAGCAGCAGGCGACAGCGAAGCTGACGATCGGCGATACGACCGCTGAGTTCCCACTCGTGCGAGGCACGGCGGGCAATGACAGCATCGACTTCTCGACGCTGACGCGACAGACCGGCTACACGGGGCTCGACTACGGTTTCGTCAACACCGCATCGACCAAGTCCGCGATCACATTCATCGACGGAGACAAGGGCATCCTGCGCTACCGCGGATATCCGATCGAGCAGCTCGCCGGATCGACGAGCTACCTCGAGGTCGCATGGCTCCTCATCTACGGCGAGCTGCCCTCCGCCGCCGAGCTCGCCGAGTTCGACGAGAAGATCCGTCGGCACACGCTGCTGCACGAAGACCTGAAGCGCTTCTTCTCGGCCCTTCCGCACACCGCGCACCCGATGTCGGTGCTGTCGTCGGCCGTCGCCGCGCTCTCGACCTACTACGAGGGCCAGACCGACCCGCACAACCCCGAGCACGTCGAGCTGAACATGATCCGGATGCTGGCGAAGCTGCCGGTCATCGCCGCCTACGCGCACAAGAAGAGCGTCGGCCAGGCGTTCCTCTACCCCGACAACTCCCTCGGCTTCGTCGAGAACTTCCTCAAGCTCAACTTCGGCGTGCATTCCGAGGAGTACGAGGTCAACCCGGTCATGTCGAAGGCTCTCGAGCTGCTGCTCATCCTGCACGAAGACCACGAGCAGAACGCGTCGACCTCGACCGTGCGTCTCGTCGGCTCGACCGGCGCCAATCAGTTCGCGTCGATCTCCGCGGGCATCCAGGCCCTTTCCGGGCCGCTGCACGGTGGTGCGAACGAGGCCGTCCTCACCATGCTCGGGCAGATCCGTGACTCGGGTCAGAGCGTCTCTCGCTTCGTCGAGCGGGTGAAGAACAAAGAAGAGGGCGTCAAGCTCATGGGCTTCGGGCACCGGGTCTACAAGAACTACGACCCCCGCGCCAAGCTCGTCAAGGAGGCCGCGGGTGAGGTGCTCGCCGAACTCGGCGTCACCGACCCGCTGCTCGACCTCGCTCAGGAGCTCGAAGAGCTCGCTCTCGCTGACGACTACTTCAAGGAGCGTCGTCTCTACCCGAACGTCGACTTCTACACCGGCGTCATCTACAAGGCGATGGGCTTCCCGACGCGCATGTTCACCGTGCTGTTCGCGATCGGTCGTCTGCCCGGGTGGCTCGCGCAGTGGCGTGAGCTGCAGCTCGACCCGCAGACCAAGATCGGCCGCCCGCAGCAGCTCTACACGGGATCTCCCGAG
- the dapC gene encoding succinyldiaminopimelate transaminase, with protein sequence MSVRDLADYPWDAVVPYRQRAALHPRGIVDLSVGSPVDPTPELIRRALSDATDAHAYPQTVGTPALREAIIAWYARRRRVADLTVDNVLPTIGSKELVALLPTLLGLGAGDIVVHPRIAYPTYEVGARVVGATPLPSDDPADWPQGTKLIWINTPGNPDGRTWTVEELSAAVLRARELGAVLASDECYAELGWEGQWATESIPSILDPRVTGGSRANLLSVYSLSKQSNLAGYRAAFVAGCARIVGELLTARKHLGLMPPEPVQHAMALALGDDEHVAVQKELYRARRDMLRPALEAAGFRIDGSEAGLYLWATEGQDAWASIERLADLGILAGPGPFYGASSSQHVRLALTAPSERIAEGARRLREQAV encoded by the coding sequence GTGAGCGTTCGCGATCTCGCCGACTATCCGTGGGACGCGGTCGTTCCCTACCGCCAGCGCGCCGCCCTGCATCCGCGGGGCATAGTCGACCTGTCCGTCGGTTCGCCGGTCGACCCGACGCCCGAACTGATCCGCAGAGCGCTGTCCGACGCGACGGACGCGCACGCATACCCGCAGACCGTCGGCACGCCCGCTCTGCGTGAGGCGATCATCGCGTGGTACGCCCGCCGCAGGCGAGTGGCCGACCTCACGGTCGACAATGTCCTGCCCACGATCGGCTCGAAGGAGCTCGTGGCCCTGCTGCCGACCCTGCTGGGTCTCGGCGCCGGTGACATCGTCGTGCATCCGCGGATCGCGTACCCGACCTACGAGGTGGGTGCCCGCGTCGTCGGGGCCACACCGCTGCCTTCCGACGATCCTGCCGACTGGCCTCAGGGCACCAAGCTCATCTGGATCAACACACCGGGCAACCCCGACGGCCGCACCTGGACGGTGGAGGAGCTGTCAGCCGCGGTGCTGCGGGCCCGTGAGTTGGGGGCCGTGCTCGCGAGTGACGAGTGCTACGCCGAGCTCGGGTGGGAGGGCCAGTGGGCGACCGAGTCGATCCCCTCGATCCTCGACCCGCGCGTCACGGGCGGCAGCAGGGCGAACCTGCTCAGCGTCTATTCGCTGAGCAAGCAGTCGAATCTCGCAGGCTACCGGGCGGCCTTCGTCGCGGGGTGCGCGCGCATCGTCGGCGAGTTGCTCACCGCGCGCAAGCACCTGGGGCTGATGCCGCCGGAGCCGGTGCAGCACGCGATGGCTTTGGCCCTGGGCGACGATGAGCACGTCGCGGTCCAGAAGGAGCTCTACCGTGCGCGGCGCGACATGCTGCGACCGGCGCTCGAAGCCGCGGGGTTCCGGATCGACGGCTCGGAAGCAGGTCTCTACCTGTGGGCGACCGAGGGGCAGGATGCCTGGGCGAGCATCGAGAGGCTGGCCGATCTCGGCATCCTCGCGGGCCCCGGCCCGTTCTACGGTGCCTCCTCGAGTCAGCACGTACGGCTGGCGCTGACGGCACCTTCCGAACGGATCGCCGAGGGCGCGCGGCGCCTGCGCGAACAGGCCGTGTAG